The Esox lucius isolate fEsoLuc1 chromosome 5, fEsoLuc1.pri, whole genome shotgun sequence genome includes a region encoding these proteins:
- the usp42 gene encoding ubiquitin carboxyl-terminal hydrolase 42, whose protein sequence is MTIVDRSSEKSDLESAGCKRFGSLTFPGGDGNRMDGSCSSWGPGGPSSSDTPRLKTGGCMGPTPGATVYSNSSAITADRPKEQVVMTSGDGIPLPQKVLFPAERLSLKWNPGFRIGSGLQNMGNSCFLNSALQCLTYTPPLANYMLSREHSKTCHEPGFCMMCTMQNHITQVFANSGNVIKPIGVINELKRIAKHFRFGSQEDAHEFLRYTVDAMQKSCLPGNKLDRQTQATTFIHQVFGGYLRSRVKCLNCKAVSDTFDPFLDVALEIKTTPSITKALEQFVKPEQLDGENAYKCTKCKKMVPASKRFTIHRGSNVLTISLKRFANFNGGKIAKDVRYPEYLDLRPFMSQSHGEPQIYVLYAVLVHSGFSCHAGHYYCYVKASNGQWYQMNDSSVSVSDIRSVLSQQAYVLFYIRSHDQKNGGELNHIGQPQGAPGQSSPRPILTARVNTEPRHTNTSLIGPQLPPHMTKNNFHINGNGSLRDYPTASKPSTSSGNMSKTSPSSLSSSSLNCPTGIPDPAKRQKLSFFIGQGKPLRPASSSTASSLSQSPASSLSQSPASTLSQSTSGTSAPSGSADGNGASFLVPYGQESSEESDQEGGCGLENGSAKPHVNGRKGGTVYGPVPRVLALKTNGMVNGQATVHHNGNGPNGFTKPGQNGHQNGHHKVNGMKHSEKVNGHVASPGLGPSMSNGLESHHGEASKDVYSATPSNASTSESVRSESSESCLSPPEKRPINPSDPLSQHAPSTTANPPSSLAEDGPKSPSDVLRQSSSPSDPLPVPPTPRSLSTPVSPALAPPCSGPGLGAPHRGSVEDIGETQNSPAAGLDGRLDQKPSSREGRDRLYSLDRDKEKDRLHSTDREKEADHLCSSDRDGDRDRLHSSDRDKDRERDRYHRDRSREWNWERHSNHYRHRWDHRDHHRDHHRSYRDRSASWDKHHSWDGERRWERYAYHPRDRDQDRCRHHYHHHRPREGRERERREHREEPYARSKWREEKGEGKGDGKDRGHTTLPSPLSSTTKPRQSPLRPAPCSTRPAPEKPPEPLREESSEERRAKKHKKSKKKRSKDKERHRENGHVDSSDRASDHSRSFKHKKKKRKRHDTDTEDEETGGDTRSNQNTDGPRDLQCDPNAPQDGRRASNSEEERASKKRRYRDDDNGNNVKRHHYENDKKFSFSSRNGSPTSAPHNVSYRHLNGHTANGFSRPNGDSNGYSTNGLFNDPGL, encoded by the exons ATGACCATAGTTGACAGATCTTCAGAGAAGTCTGACCTTGAGTCAGCCGGGTGCAAGCGCTTCGGATCGCTGACCTTCCCTGGCGGCGACGGGAACAGGATGGATGGCAGCTGCTCCAGCTGGGGTCCAGGAGGCCCTTCATCCTCCGACACCCCCAGGCTGAAGACCGGAGGCTGCATGGGCCCTACCCCCGGAGCTACTGTCTACAGCAACAGTTCTGCTATCACAGCAGACAGGCCCAAGGAGCAAG TGGTGATGACCAGTGGGGATGGCATCCCTTTGCCCCAGAAGGTGTTGTTCCCGGCGGAGCGGCTCAGCCTTAAATGGAACCCGGGCTTTCGCATTGGTTCAGGTCTCCAGAATATGGGCAACAGCTGCTTCCTCAACTCAGCGCTGCAGTGTCTCACCTACACCCCCCCGCTCGCCAACTACATGCTGTCCCGGGAGCACTCCAAAACAT GTCACGAGCCTGGGTTTTGTATGATGTGTACCATGCAGAATCACATCACACAAGTCTTTGCCAACTCGGGGAACGTGATTAAGCCCATTGGAGTCATCAACGAGCTCAAAC GGATTGCAAAGCATTTCCGCTTTGGCAGCCAAGAGGACGCCCACGAGTTCCTGCGATACACTGTGGATGCTATGCAAAAGTCCTGCCTGCCTGGGAACAA ATTGGACAGGCAAACGCAGGCAACCACTTTCATCCATCAGGTCTTTGGAGGGTATCTCCGATCTAGAG taaaatgtttgAACTGCAAAGCGGTCTCAGACACGTTTGACCCTTTTTTGGATGTGGCTTTGGAAATTAAG ACGACTCCCAGTATCACCAAGGCTCTGGAGCAGTTTGTCAAGCCTGAACAGCTGGACGGGGAGAACGCCTACAAATGCACCAA GTGCAAGAAGATGGTTCCAGCCTCTAAGAGATTCACCATCCACCGCGGCTCCAACGTGCTCACCATCTCTCTGAAGCGTTTCGCCAACTTCAACGGCGGCAAGATCGCCAAG GACGTGCGGTATCCCGAGTACCTGGACCTGCGCCCCTTCATGTCTCAGTCCCACGGGGAGCCCCAGATCTACGTGCTGTATGCTGTCTTGGTGCACTCGGGCTTCAGCTGTCACGCTGGACACTACTACTGCTATGTCAAG GCTAGCAACGGCCAATGGTATCAGATGAATGACTCCTCTGTGTCGGTCAGTGACATCAGATCGGTTCTCAGCCAGCAGGCCTATGTCCTCTTCTACATCAG GTCACATGATCAAAAGAACGGAGGAGAACTCAACCACATAGGTCAGCCCCAAGGAGCCCCAGGCCAGTCGTCCCCACGGCCCATCCTCACAGCCCGGGTCAACACAGAGCCTCGACACACCAACACCAGCTTAATTGGGCCTCAGTTACCCCCACACATGACCAAG aACAACTTTCACATTAATGGGAATGGCTCCCTAAGGGACTATCCCACTGCCTCTAAGCCTAGCACCAGCAGTGGCAACATGAGCAAGACCAGCCCCAGCtcgctctcctcctcctctctgaacTGTCCCACAGGCATCCCCGACCCTGCCAAGCGCCAGAAGCTCTCCTTCTTCATCGGTCAAGGCAAACCGCTCCGCCCCGCATCCTCCTCTACCGCCTCCTCTCTGTCACAGTCCCCCGCCTCCTCTCTGTCACAGTCCCCCGCCTCCACTCTGTCACAGTCTACCTCAGGCACATCCGCACCCTCCGGCAGCGCAGACGGCAACGGAGCCTCGTTCCTGGTGCCATACGGCCAGGAGTCGTCGGAGGAGTCGGACCAGGAGGGAGGCTGTGGTCTGGAGAACGGCTCGGCCAAGCCTCACGTTAACGGCAGGAAGGGAGGCACCGTCTACGGCCCTGTCCCCAGAGTACTGGCTCTGAAGACCAATGGCATGGTTAACGGACAGGCCACCGTGCACCATAATGGGAACGGACCCAATGGCTTCACCAAACCCGGCCAGAACGGACATCAGAACGGACACCACAAAGTCAATGGCATGAAGCACTCTGAGAAG GTCAACGGACATGTTGCATCTCCTGGACTGGGACCCAGCATGTCTAATGGACTGGAGTCTCACCACGGCGAAGCAAG CAAAGATGTGTACAGCGCAACGCCTAGCAACGCCAGCACTTCAGAGAGCGTGCGTAGTGAAAGCAGTGAGAGCTGCCTCTCGCCCCCTGAAAAAAGGCCAATAAATCCCTCTGACCCCCTCTCGCAACATGCACCGTCAACAACTGCCAACCCTCCATCTTCATTGGCCGAGGATGGCCCTAAGTCACCTAGCGACGTCTTGAGACAATCCAGCTCTCCATCCGACCCTTTGCCAGTCCCACCAACCCCGCGTTCCCTCAGCACTCCAGTCTCCCCGGCCCTCGCCCCACCCTGCTCTGGTCCAGGCCTCGGAGCCCCACACAGGGGATCTGTGGAAGACATTGGGGAGACCCAGAACAGCCCGGCCGCAGGACTGGATGGACGGCTGGACCAGAAGCCCAGCTCCCGGGAGGGAAGAGACCGGCTGTACTCTTTGGATCGAGATAAGGAAAAAGACAGGTTGCATTCTACAGATCGGGAAAAGGAAGCTGACCATTTATGTTCTTCAGACCGCGATGGGGATCGAGACCGGCTACACTCTTCTGAccgagacaaagacagagaaagggacaggTACCACCGGGACAGGAGCCGCGAATGGAACTGGGAACGTCACTCAAACCACTACCGCCACCGCTGGGACCACCGAGACCACCACAGAGACCACCACCGGTCGTACCGTGACCGCTCAGCCAGCTGGGACAAACACCACAGCTGGGACGGCGAGCGTCGCTGGGAGAGGTATGCCTACCACCCGAGAGACCGGGACCAGGACCGCTGCCgtcaccactaccaccaccacagacCCAGAGAGGGCCGGGAGAGGGAGCGCAGGGAACACAGAGAGGAGCCTTACGCACGCTCCaagtggagggaggagaagggggaaGGGAAGGGGGATGGTAAAGATAGAGGACACACCACCCTGCCAAGCCCACTGAGCTCCACCACCAAGCCCAGGCAGTCTCCCCTTCGCCCAGCCCCCTGCTCCACCAGACCAGCCCCGGAGAAACCACCTGAGCCTCTGAGAGAGGAAAGCTCTGAGGAGCGTCGGGCCAAGAAGCACAAAAAGAGTAAGAAGAAAAGGTCCAAGGACAAAGAGCGGCACAGAGAGAATGG GCACGTGGATTCCTCCGACAGGGCTAGCGACCACAGCAGATCCTTCAAACACaagaagaaaaagaggaagaggcaCGATACTGACACAGAGGACGAGGAGACAGGTGGTGATACCCGCTCTAACCAGAATACAGATGGTCCCCGTGACCTGCAGTGTGACCCCAATGCCCCCCAAGACGGTCGCAGAGCAAGCAACAGCGAAGAGGAGAGGGCAAGCAAGAAGCGACGTTACCGGGACGATGACAATGGCAATAACGTGAAACGGCATCACTATGAAAATGACAAGAAATTCTCCTTCTCTTCTCGCAATGGATCGCCAACATCAGCCCCTCACAACGTGTCATACCGCCACCTCAATGGACACACAG CTAATGGCTTCAGTCGACCCAATGGAGACTCAAACGGATATTCTACCAATGGACTGTTCAATGACCCAGGCTTATAG